One genomic segment of Rivularia sp. PCC 7116 includes these proteins:
- a CDS encoding DUF928 domain-containing protein — MANGNQRNYDEPPPKTNGRSAGSRGCSNNELVSQNAPPALILLSPDSTQAKTVTKNPIFAWFVRDSQPRQIQFKLYKEDTAKQEYKLIKATQDKEFQSKPGIMVLTMPKNIVLTTGKKYLWQVELVCDRNRPSSNLFAEAELKVVPMQPKFKTELTRAVNQDQKAMLYAKNGLLYDALMAVLTRNKSSASQQSTMNKLKLSLLNKIALKPSELKKLQNSQIHLIEIK, encoded by the coding sequence TTGGCTAATGGTAACCAAAGAAATTACGATGAACCTCCACCAAAGACAAATGGTAGATCTGCTGGTTCGAGGGGTTGCAGCAATAACGAATTAGTTTCGCAAAATGCCCCGCCAGCTTTAATTTTACTTTCACCCGATTCAACTCAAGCTAAGACAGTTACGAAAAATCCGATTTTTGCATGGTTTGTCCGCGATTCTCAACCAAGACAAATACAGTTCAAACTTTATAAAGAAGATACTGCAAAACAAGAATACAAATTAATCAAAGCAACTCAAGATAAAGAATTTCAAAGCAAACCTGGAATAATGGTATTAACAATGCCAAAAAATATTGTTCTCACAACCGGAAAAAAATATCTTTGGCAAGTCGAATTAGTTTGCGATCGCAATCGTCCGTCAAGTAATTTATTTGCGGAAGCAGAACTTAAAGTAGTTCCCATGCAGCCCAAGTTCAAAACCGAACTAACCCGAGCAGTTAATCAAGATCAAAAAGCAATGCTATACGCTAAAAATGGTTTATTATACGATGCTTTGATGGCTGTATTAACGAGAAACAAATCTTCTGCTTCACAGCAATCAACAATGAACAAATTAAAGCTTTCACTATTAAATAAAATCGCCTTAAAGCCATCCGAACTTAAAAAACTACAAAATAGTCAGATTCATTTGATAGAAATCAAATAG
- a CDS encoding NB-ARC domain-containing protein — MILNNRQVTGGSKMVQVNSSSKRYRGFVLTDEGLQKLNNCIQQLEAKTRMRCSASAIARKVQLVESDGIHPITVRKILQCQTGVDFRSINHVFHALQLPLNEGDYAHADLCKLNKSKWTSVSSSNYSNIPDISNFYGRSEELRLLENKIILDRAKVVALFGMLGVGKTATAIKFAHTVKHRFEFVIWKSLRQASTLEEILVSILRKFAGKNKDNNRLPTSLGALIDLLLEKLENHRCLLILDGLETVTDQHHEESTAYSDFLQILLENKHQSTVIVTSREKHSRIGILEHIGLQSIKLNSLQLNDVKQIFDRRGSYLGSREDWCNLVKYYGGNPLALKMAANLIHKYFLGNITQYLEDLMANRFILSDFQNLLIEEFKNLSASEKSVMQKLASYSHEVSLSQLNQDLRDSKVKPYLLDILDSLSCRALIEQHKAYFKLQPFVAECIHNID, encoded by the coding sequence ATGATACTGAACAACAGGCAAGTAACAGGCGGCAGTAAAATGGTACAGGTTAATTCGAGTTCCAAACGTTATCGTGGCTTTGTTCTTACTGACGAGGGGCTGCAAAAACTGAATAACTGCATTCAACAGTTGGAAGCTAAAACTAGAATGCGCTGCTCTGCTAGCGCTATTGCTCGAAAAGTTCAGTTAGTGGAATCGGATGGTATTCATCCTATTACAGTCAGAAAAATCCTCCAGTGCCAAACTGGTGTTGATTTTCGCTCGATTAACCATGTTTTTCACGCCCTACAGCTGCCTTTAAATGAAGGTGATTACGCTCATGCAGATTTATGTAAATTGAATAAATCGAAATGGACTAGCGTTTCATCTTCTAATTACAGCAATATTCCAGATATATCAAACTTTTACGGGCGTAGTGAAGAATTACGATTGCTTGAAAACAAAATTATTCTCGATCGCGCTAAGGTTGTGGCTTTGTTTGGTATGTTAGGAGTCGGTAAAACTGCCACAGCGATAAAATTTGCACATACAGTTAAGCATCGATTTGAATTTGTAATTTGGAAGTCGTTACGTCAAGCTTCTACCCTTGAAGAAATATTAGTTAGCATACTTCGTAAATTTGCTGGGAAAAACAAGGATAACAATAGGTTGCCAACTAGTTTAGGTGCTTTGATAGATTTACTCTTAGAAAAACTTGAAAATCATCGCTGTTTGTTGATTCTTGATGGTTTGGAAACAGTCACGGATCAACATCATGAAGAAAGTACAGCTTATAGCGATTTTTTACAAATATTATTGGAAAATAAACATCAAAGCACTGTTATCGTAACCAGTCGAGAAAAGCATAGCAGAATCGGAATATTAGAGCATATTGGTTTACAGTCAATCAAGCTTAATAGCTTGCAGCTTAATGATGTCAAACAAATATTTGATCGGCGGGGAAGTTATCTGGGTTCAAGAGAGGATTGGTGTAATTTAGTTAAATACTATGGCGGTAATCCATTAGCTTTAAAAATGGCTGCAAATCTAATTCATAAATATTTTCTCGGAAACATTACCCAATATTTAGAAGATTTGATGGCAAACAGATTTATTTTGAGCGATTTTCAAAATTTGCTGATAGAAGAATTTAAAAATTTATCAGCTTCAGAAAAATCTGTAATGCAAAAATTAGCAAGTTATTCTCACGAAGTCTCGTTATCGCAACTTAATCAGGATTTAAGAGATTCAAAAGTCAAACCATACTTACTAGATATACTAGATTCACTAAGTTGCCGCGCGCTGATCGAACAACACAAAGCTTATTTTAAACTTCAACCATTTGTAGCGGAATGCATTCATAATATAGATTAA
- the purU gene encoding formyltetrahydrofolate deformylase: MVNTTACLLIYCPDKQGLVAKIANFIYSNGGNIIHADQHTDFESGLFLTRIEWQLDGFNLPRDLIAPAFNSIAQPLQAQWELHFSDSIPRIAIFVSKQEHCLLDLLWRHKAKEFVAEIPLIISNHPNLKQIAEQFNIDFHYLPITKATKLEQEKKQLELLSKYKIDLAILAKYMQILSNEFVVEFPQIINIHHSFLPAFIGANPYHKAYERGVKIIGATSHYVTADLDAGPIIEQDVVKISHRDTITDLIRKGKDLERIVLARAVRLHLKNRVLVYANRTVVFE; this comes from the coding sequence ATGGTAAATACTACAGCTTGCCTACTTATTTACTGTCCGGATAAACAAGGATTGGTTGCTAAAATTGCGAATTTTATTTACTCAAATGGTGGTAATATAATTCATGCAGACCAGCATACAGACTTTGAAAGCGGTTTATTTTTAACTAGGATTGAATGGCAGCTAGATGGTTTTAATTTACCCCGCGATTTAATCGCACCGGCTTTTAATTCTATAGCGCAACCTTTACAAGCTCAATGGGAACTGCATTTTTCTGATAGCATCCCACGTATCGCGATTTTTGTCAGCAAACAAGAACATTGTTTATTAGATTTACTTTGGCGACATAAAGCAAAAGAGTTTGTTGCCGAAATTCCTTTAATAATTAGCAATCATCCGAATTTAAAGCAAATAGCAGAACAATTCAATATTGATTTTCACTATCTACCTATAACTAAAGCCACAAAACTAGAACAAGAGAAAAAGCAATTAGAATTACTATCTAAATACAAAATAGATTTGGCTATTTTAGCAAAGTATATGCAGATTCTCAGTAATGAATTTGTCGTTGAATTTCCTCAGATAATTAATATTCATCATTCATTTTTACCAGCTTTCATTGGTGCTAATCCATACCATAAAGCCTATGAAAGAGGAGTTAAAATTATCGGAGCTACATCTCATTATGTTACAGCAGATTTGGATGCAGGCCCCATCATCGAGCAAGATGTTGTAAAAATTAGCCATCGCGATACTATTACAGATTTAATCCGAAAAGGCAAAGACTTAGAACGAATTGTGTTAGCAAGAGCAGTCCGATTACACTTAAAAAATCGTGTTTTAGTTTACGCAAATAGAACTGTAGTATTTGAGTAG
- a CDS encoding CHASE2 domain-containing protein produces MVLVNLWWKVRQQAKLTREVILPGSIIVGLILIIRLTGFLQLYEWMSLDYFSRNCPSSNVAPRITIVSIDENDLRMFGGFPLPDDKLAKALQIVNEYKPRVIGIDIFRDLPVGNNQNLLIQAFQKIPNIVGIEVALNEKETLNVKPPPALPPERIGFADVLIDEDGKFRRSLLASRDWNGELKYSFVTQLARVYLSSRGLNFEHGNRVKNPIKFDSVEIPALKANTGGYVNVDANGNQMLVNFCSSQKPLTYIHLRDIIQRKFSPELIKNRAVIFGVTAASVKDTLITSALKHTLFSQISGQSESMPNQIIYGVEAHAHALRQILSTVLDKPKLLKTWSNFWEYVWIVIWGIIGVILSVILQSPWKSLVSIAIICIKHTILFYLLLIWGWWIPFIPTCLVFSLAGLTTSFFDRGLRAELKQRRDTIERTYEEVHNGPLQSLAVILRSSQEDLPIEILREELQNLNKELRNIFEYLQQEAMNQTNSLYLQDSLFIDLQNPISELLYQVYDQTLNQQLPGFSSLQTFISPIFDCYDDKHLNIEEKRGLCLFLQEALYNVGKHAKNATRLDVYCSYRGNLYSLRITDNGETSFNQQQFLRQGQGTRQAKAIANRLRGKFRRRQNTPQGTICELIWPRKRWLW; encoded by the coding sequence ATGGTGTTAGTAAATCTTTGGTGGAAAGTTAGACAGCAGGCAAAATTGACTCGTGAAGTCATTTTACCAGGTTCGATAATTGTAGGATTAATTTTAATAATTCGATTAACGGGGTTTTTGCAACTATATGAATGGATGTCACTTGATTATTTTTCTCGTAATTGTCCTTCAAGTAATGTAGCACCAAGAATTACTATTGTCAGCATTGATGAAAATGATTTAAGGATGTTTGGGGGTTTCCCCTTACCTGACGATAAATTAGCCAAAGCGTTGCAAATAGTAAATGAATATAAACCCAGAGTTATTGGTATTGATATATTCCGAGATTTACCAGTAGGAAACAATCAAAATCTACTTATTCAAGCTTTTCAAAAAATACCTAATATAGTCGGAATAGAAGTAGCTTTAAATGAAAAAGAAACGCTAAATGTAAAACCACCTCCAGCATTACCTCCCGAAAGAATCGGATTTGCTGATGTATTAATTGACGAAGACGGTAAATTTCGTCGCAGCCTTTTAGCTAGTAGGGATTGGAATGGAGAATTAAAATACTCGTTTGTAACTCAATTAGCAAGAGTTTATTTATCGTCTCGGGGTTTAAATTTTGAGCATGGGAATAGAGTTAAAAATCCGATCAAGTTTGATTCTGTTGAAATACCTGCACTGAAAGCAAATACTGGGGGTTACGTCAATGTTGATGCGAACGGAAATCAAATGCTGGTTAATTTCTGCTCCAGTCAGAAACCACTTACATACATACATTTAAGAGATATTATTCAAAGAAAATTTTCTCCCGAATTAATTAAAAATCGTGCCGTAATTTTTGGTGTCACTGCTGCGAGTGTAAAAGACACTTTAATTACTTCTGCCCTCAAACATACTTTATTTTCTCAAATTTCGGGGCAGTCAGAATCAATGCCCAATCAAATTATATACGGTGTAGAAGCTCACGCTCATGCTTTAAGACAAATTTTATCTACCGTTTTGGATAAACCCAAATTGTTAAAAACATGGTCGAACTTTTGGGAGTATGTGTGGATTGTAATTTGGGGGATAATTGGAGTTATCTTAAGCGTCATTCTGCAATCTCCTTGGAAAAGCCTAGTAAGCATTGCAATTATCTGTATTAAGCACACTATTCTATTTTACTTATTATTAATTTGGGGTTGGTGGATTCCATTTATCCCTACTTGCTTAGTTTTTTCTTTAGCAGGATTAACTACGTCATTTTTTGATAGAGGTTTAAGAGCAGAACTCAAACAGCGTCGCGACACTATCGAACGCACTTATGAAGAAGTTCATAACGGACCGCTACAGAGTTTAGCAGTAATTCTTAGAAGTAGTCAAGAAGATTTACCTATAGAAATATTAAGAGAAGAACTACAAAATTTAAACAAGGAACTAAGAAATATTTTTGAATACTTGCAACAAGAAGCAATGAATCAAACTAACAGCTTGTATTTACAGGATAGTTTATTTATTGATTTACAAAATCCAATTTCCGAGCTTCTGTATCAAGTATACGACCAAACTCTAAATCAACAACTTCCCGGCTTTAGCAGTTTACAAACTTTTATTTCTCCTATTTTTGATTGTTACGATGATAAGCATTTAAATATAGAAGAAAAACGCGGTTTATGTTTGTTTCTTCAAGAAGCTTTATACAATGTAGGTAAACATGCTAAAAACGCTACTCGTTTAGATGTCTATTGTTCGTACAGAGGAAACTTATATTCTCTGAGAATTACGGACAATGGTGAGACGAGCTTCAATCAACAGCAATTTTTACGTCAAGGGCAAGGAACTCGCCAAGCAAAAGCAATTGCAAACCGTCTTAGAGGAAAATTTAGAAGGCGACAAAATACTCCTCAAGGAACCATCTGTGAGTTAATTTGGCCTAGGAAGAGATGGCTTTGGTAA
- a CDS encoding CHAT domain-containing protein → MKINRFYYFIFTVSLIFCLWFNNTLIAATPVSANFVKQGIELYNAGDFPGAINVWLKSISTEDDRKTESEIEIRQYLARAYQQIGQIDKTINYLNQVIEYFRATNNQQQVGRMLTEVAQAYSDLGQHQRAINILCGDLQQQQVCSQNSALGIARVQNDSLGEAAANGSLGNALYFLGEYEKAIQVLGASYKKAAAQNNSNYLMAAANNLGNLYTSLAQRNYRYANFASQADDNQAVAKFIQQARVYENNAINYFENSLKFARLQNNVSGEVSALLNLVLPYHRSQKQNNSGVKQTKNLNPQIFKQIETNIEKLPASRQKAFSLIKLARLMQQVNNDADIYTSGYQCFQSEISPKIFNTLNQSLTIAKNIGDKQTQSFALGWLGQVYECSQNYPTALELTNQAQMTAATKESRYLWEWQAGRIYQAQNKESQAIKAYESSASTLTDIEKDIAIANRDVRLDFQDSVEKIYRQLAQLRINKARQLSDGNPLELQQNLNSALKTLDELRIAELRNYLGSDCDLELIDKPISEVDKNTAVFRSIILKDGIAIILMLPQADSIKFKMHWVAIPEKDAVETVNEFRRSLEKLSDRSNSYREKSRKIYNWFITPFAKDLEQIKTLVFVQDGILWTIPMGSLYDGNQFLVEKYAIASTPSLSLTSPQPLDTQGLKLLAFGLTDASAIDKNTFYPPLGAVKAEMQGINKVIPNNKILLNKNFTSEQLKQKLRDYQPNLLHLATHARFGYDSQQTFLIAGEQKPTNNYNKTITLGNLYKIIRNTQSGDHQALELLTLTGCQTAVGSQRDALGIAGVSLQAGAKSAVASLWNIDDEATAKLIVQFYDNLRQGMSKAEALQATQRAWLAENPKGRYSHPGYWAPFVLVGNWL, encoded by the coding sequence ATGAAAATCAACCGCTTTTATTATTTTATTTTTACAGTCAGTTTGATTTTTTGTTTGTGGTTTAATAATACTCTTATAGCTGCAACTCCGGTATCGGCAAATTTTGTAAAACAAGGCATAGAACTCTACAATGCAGGTGATTTTCCTGGCGCAATTAATGTATGGCTCAAAAGTATTTCTACAGAAGACGATCGCAAGACAGAAAGTGAAATTGAGATACGTCAATATTTAGCGCGGGCTTACCAACAAATAGGTCAAATCGATAAAACAATAAATTATTTGAATCAAGTTATTGAATATTTTCGCGCTACTAATAACCAGCAGCAAGTAGGGCGGATGTTAACAGAAGTTGCTCAAGCATACAGCGATTTAGGACAGCATCAACGGGCAATTAATATCCTATGTGGAGATTTGCAACAACAGCAAGTTTGCAGTCAAAATAGTGCGTTAGGAATCGCAAGAGTACAAAATGATAGTTTGGGAGAAGCCGCCGCAAATGGAAGTTTAGGAAATGCTTTGTATTTTTTAGGTGAATATGAAAAAGCAATTCAAGTACTTGGAGCAAGTTATAAAAAAGCAGCAGCACAAAACAATTCAAACTACTTAATGGCTGCTGCTAATAATTTGGGTAATCTTTATACCAGTTTGGCTCAAAGAAATTATCGCTATGCTAATTTTGCTTCTCAAGCTGACGATAATCAAGCTGTAGCAAAATTTATACAGCAAGCTAGGGTTTATGAAAATAACGCAATTAATTATTTTGAAAATAGTCTCAAGTTTGCACGGCTGCAAAATAACGTCAGTGGGGAAGTATCGGCTTTATTAAATTTGGTTTTACCTTACCATCGCTCTCAAAAGCAAAATAATTCCGGTGTTAAACAAACAAAAAATTTAAATCCACAAATATTTAAGCAAATTGAAACGAATATAGAAAAATTACCAGCATCGCGACAAAAAGCTTTTTCGTTAATTAAGTTAGCGAGGTTAATGCAGCAGGTAAATAATGATGCGGATATTTATACATCTGGATATCAATGCTTTCAATCAGAAATTTCACCAAAAATTTTTAATACATTAAATCAAAGTTTAACGATTGCTAAAAATATTGGAGATAAACAAACACAATCTTTTGCTTTAGGTTGGTTGGGACAAGTTTACGAATGCAGCCAAAATTATCCTACTGCTTTAGAATTGACTAACCAAGCTCAAATGACTGCTGCAACAAAAGAAAGTCGTTATCTATGGGAGTGGCAAGCAGGAAGAATTTACCAAGCGCAAAACAAAGAATCACAAGCAATTAAGGCTTATGAAAGCTCGGCAAGTACTCTCACCGATATTGAAAAAGATATTGCGATCGCTAACCGAGATGTACGTCTAGATTTCCAAGACAGCGTTGAAAAAATTTACCGTCAGTTAGCACAATTAAGAATCAACAAAGCTCGTCAATTAAGTGATGGTAATCCTTTAGAGTTACAGCAAAATTTAAATTCTGCATTGAAAACTCTGGATGAATTAAGAATAGCAGAGTTAAGAAATTATTTAGGTAGCGATTGCGATTTAGAGTTAATTGATAAACCCATTTCTGAAGTCGATAAAAATACGGCTGTATTTAGATCGATTATCCTAAAAGATGGAATTGCCATCATTTTAATGCTTCCGCAAGCCGATTCAATTAAATTTAAAATGCATTGGGTTGCGATTCCAGAGAAAGACGCTGTTGAGACGGTAAATGAATTTCGACGTAGTTTAGAAAAACTTTCGGATAGAAGCAATAGTTACCGAGAAAAATCGCGGAAAATCTACAATTGGTTTATTACTCCCTTCGCTAAAGATTTAGAACAAATCAAGACATTAGTATTCGTTCAAGATGGAATTTTATGGACTATCCCAATGGGAAGTTTGTACGACGGAAACCAATTTTTAGTTGAAAAGTATGCCATTGCCAGCACACCCAGTTTATCTTTAACTAGTCCCCAACCTTTAGATACACAAGGTTTAAAACTGCTTGCTTTTGGATTAACCGATGCTAGCGCCATAGATAAAAATACATTTTATCCACCTCTAGGTGCGGTAAAAGCAGAAATGCAGGGTATTAATAAAGTTATACCCAACAACAAAATACTGCTAAATAAAAACTTTACCTCAGAGCAATTAAAACAAAAACTTCGTGATTACCAACCTAACCTTCTGCACTTAGCAACTCATGCCAGGTTTGGTTACGATTCTCAGCAAACATTTTTAATCGCAGGAGAGCAAAAGCCAACAAATAATTACAACAAAACGATTACTTTAGGAAATCTCTACAAAATTATCCGAAATACTCAAAGCGGTGATCATCAAGCACTGGAATTATTAACCCTGACGGGATGTCAAACCGCAGTCGGCAGCCAGCGAGATGCTTTAGGAATCGCTGGTGTATCTTTACAAGCGGGAGCTAAAAGTGCGGTTGCATCTCTTTGGAATATTGATGACGAAGCAACGGCAAAATTAATTGTCCAATTTTACGATAATTTACGTCAGGGGATGAGTAAAGCCGAAGCCTTACAAGCAACCCAAAGAGCTTGGCTGGCAGAAAATCCAAAAGGGCGTTATTCTCATCCCGGCTACTGGGCACCTTTTGTATTAGTGGGCAATTGGTTGTGA